TTGATCGCGCCGAACATTTCCTTCACGGCGATCAGCATGCTGGCGTTGGCCACCTGGATGCCCAGGATGGACGCCAGGCCGATGGACACGGCCACCGAGATGCTTAAAGCGAAGCACAGCGCCATGGTGGAGATCATGACAATGCTCATTGCGCGGTCTCCAGTTCCTGGCGGCGCGGGTCCAGCAGGTTGCCGACGATGCCGGGGATGCTCAAAAGGCCTCCCACTGGCAGGGCCAGGTAGGCCCAGAACATGGACAGCGACTCCAGCCCGGCCATGGTCTGCACGCCGCCGCGGCGCGCGTAGTCAAAGCCCCACCAGATCAGCACGGCGCACAGGATAAGCGCGGCCACGCACACCACCCAGTCCAGCACGCGGCGCAGCGGCGGCGGGCTCCAGCGGTACAGCACGTCCACGCTGACCATGGCGCCCTGGCGAAACGCCATGGGGATGGCCAGGAACACCATCCAGATCAGGCTGAAGCGGATCAGCACCTCCGTCCACTCGGCCGGCTCCTCAAACACGAAGCGCATCAATATCTGGAACATGCCCAGGCTGGCGGCCACGCCCAGCATGGCGCAGGCCAGCGCCATGGAAGCGCCGGTGCTCCAGCGCTCCAGGTGCAGGAATAGGGGTTTCATGCGCATGGCAAAGAGGCTTTCTTGTCTTGCAACGAAAAACGCCCGTGGCGCATGATCCACGGGCGCTGGTAGCTATGAAAAGCATAGCGCTAGCGCGCTCACTTGTAGTTGCGGATCTTGTCCAGGTTGGCCTTGCCGAAGTCTTTTTCGAACTGCGCGTTCACCGGGGCCAGCGCGGCGACGAACTTGGACTTGTCCAGGTCGTCGATGACGGTCATGCCCTTGGCGCGCAGGTCGGCCACGCCCTTGGCATCGTCCTCGTCCACGCGCGCGCGGTTGGCGCGGGTGCCTTCCTTGGCGGCGTCGATGAAGGCCTGCTTGTCCTGCGCCGAGAGCTTGTCAAACGTTGCCTTGTTCATCACGAAGATGCACGGCGAATAGACGTGGCCGGTGAGCGACAGGTGCTTTTGCACCTGGTCGAACTTGGCCGAGATGATGACGGGCAGGGGGTTTTCCTGGCCGTCCACGGTGCCCTGCTGCAGCGCGGTGAAGACCTCGGGGAAGGCCATGGGCGTGGTGATGATGCCAAAGCCCTTGTACGCGGCGATGTGCACCGGGTTCTCCATGGTGCGCAGCTTCAGGCCCTTCAGGTCCTCGGGCGCCCGCACGTCGCGCTTGCTGTTGGTCATGTGGCGAAAGCCGTTTTCCGCCCAGGCCAGCGCCTTGAAGCCCTTGGCATCGAACTTGGCGAGCAGGTCCTGGCCGATGGGGCCGTCCAGCACCGCGCGGGCGTGCGCCTTGTCGCGAAACAGGAAGGGCACGTCCAGGATCTTGGTCTCGGGCACGAAGTTGGGCACCGGGCCGGTGGAGCTGAACGCCAGCTCCTGCGTGCCCAGCTGCACCGCCTCGATGGATTCGCGCTCGCCGCCCAGGGCGCCGTTGTAGAAGGTCTGCACCTTGTAGCGCCCGTCCGTGCGCTTTTCCACTTCCTTGGCGAAAGTGTCGATGGCCACCCCCTGGTGCGAGTTCTGCGCCGTGGAGATGCTGATGCGCATGGTGGTCTGCGCCAGGGCGCTGCCGGCCATGCCGAGCGCAAGGGCCAGGCCCAGGGCCAGTCGGGTGGGTCGCATGGGTGATGTCTCCTGAATGCTGTACGAGTGAACCAAAAAATTATGGCGGTGCAGCATTCGAAGGCCATCGGGGTTTGTGCCGGTTTGCGCCTGCGTGTGTGACGCCAGGGTGACAGCCGTCGGCAGGTCCTTTGCCAAGCCCCCGCCCGGCGGTAACCGGGCGGGGCTGTGGTCAATGTCGTGCGCCCCGGTAAGAGCGCCTTGATGGGTCAGAAGTATGCGTGGGGGTCGGCAGATGGATTTGCTGAAATTCCATCGTTTTGGCGTCTCAGCAGAAGAATTTTCTGCCCATTCGCCGTTTCGTGAATAATTATCTGAATGGATCGCCTAGACAGAAAAATCCTCTCCGTCCTGCAGCGCGACGCGCGTGCCAGCCTGCAGGAGATCGGCGCCGCCGTGGGGCTGTCGCCCTCGCCCTGCTGGGGCCGCATCAAGAAGATGGAGGACGCCGGCGTCATTCAGGGCTACACCGTGCGCCTGGACCCGCTGGCCCTGGGCCTGGGTGACACCGTGCTGGTCATGGTCACGCTGGACAGCCATTCGGACAACACGCTGGAAAAATTTGGCGAGGTGCTGGCCAGCATCCCCGAGGTGGTGGAGGCCCACCTGGTCTCGGGCGACTACGACTACCTGTTGCGCGTCGTGGTGAAAGACACGCGCGACTACGAGC
The DNA window shown above is from Pulveribacter suum and carries:
- a CDS encoding Lrp/AsnC family transcriptional regulator, whose protein sequence is MDRLDRKILSVLQRDARASLQEIGAAVGLSPSPCWGRIKKMEDAGVIQGYTVRLDPLALGLGDTVLVMVTLDSHSDNTLEKFGEVLASIPEVVEAHLVSGDYDYLLRVVVKDTRDYERLLREKLYKIKGIRHSRSSFVLRTLKKADLPLGV
- a CDS encoding TRAP transporter substrate-binding protein → MRPTRLALGLALALGMAGSALAQTTMRISISTAQNSHQGVAIDTFAKEVEKRTDGRYKVQTFYNGALGGERESIEAVQLGTQELAFSSTGPVPNFVPETKILDVPFLFRDKAHARAVLDGPIGQDLLAKFDAKGFKALAWAENGFRHMTNSKRDVRAPEDLKGLKLRTMENPVHIAAYKGFGIITTPMAFPEVFTALQQGTVDGQENPLPVIISAKFDQVQKHLSLTGHVYSPCIFVMNKATFDKLSAQDKQAFIDAAKEGTRANRARVDEDDAKGVADLRAKGMTVIDDLDKSKFVAALAPVNAQFEKDFGKANLDKIRNYK
- a CDS encoding TRAP transporter small permease; its protein translation is MKPLFLHLERWSTGASMALACAMLGVAASLGMFQILMRFVFEEPAEWTEVLIRFSLIWMVFLAIPMAFRQGAMVSVDVLYRWSPPPLRRVLDWVVCVAALILCAVLIWWGFDYARRGGVQTMAGLESLSMFWAYLALPVGGLLSIPGIVGNLLDPRRQELETAQ